The genomic segment GTCGGGATCGGCCAGCGCCCGCAGTTCCGGCAGGCCTCCGTAGTGGTGTTTGGGCGAGTGCAGCAGGGTCTTGGAGCCGAGGCCCGAGGCGACCTCCTCGGCGGCCTCGCGGTCGTCGAAGACGTAGACCGCGACGGTGGCGCAGTCCCCTTCGGCGTCGTGCAGGACCCGTTCGGCGACGCCGTCGCGGGTGCCGATCGCGGCGGTGAGCTCGCGTTTGAGCGCACGGGTGCGGGCCAGGACGTCGTCCAGGCGCGCGAGTTGCGCGCGCGCCACCGCGGCACCGAACTCGCCCATCCGCAGGTTGAGGCCCAACAGCACGTCGCCGGGCCCGGTTTCGCGCGCGTAGGGGAACCAGCCGTGGTGGTGGAAGGAGTAGGCGCGCTGGAACGTGCCGGCGTCGCGGGTCAGCAGGAGACCGCCGTCGCCGCCGGTGACGACCTTGAAGACGTTGAGCGAGAAGGCCCCGGCCTCGCCGATGCCGCCGAGCGGGCGGCCGCGGTAGGTGCCGCCGCACGCCTGCGCCGCGTCCTCGATCAGGAGCAGGTCGTGTTCGCGGGCGATGCGGGTGAGGGCGTCCATGTCGCAGGACGCGCCCAGCATGTGCACGGGCATGATCGCGCGGGTGCGCGGGGTGATCCTGGCGAGCACGTCCGCCGGGTCGAGGGTGAGCGATTCGTCGATCTCGGCGAGTACGGGCGTCGCGCCGCTGTAGGCCACGGCGGACAGGCAGGCGACGTACATGTATCCGGGGACGATCACCTCGTCGCCGGGTCCGATGCCGAGCGCGGCGAAGGCGGTCAGCAGCGCCGACGTCCCGCTGTTGACCGTCAGGCAGTGCGGGGACGCGAGCCGGCTCGCCGCCTCCCGTTCGAGCCGGCGGCACTGCGAGTCCTGTGCCACGGGTTGGGAGTGCACCCCGACCGTGTTCTGCCAGGCGTCGAGGACCTCCGCGATGTTGCGTCGTTCCTCGTCACCGAAGGACGCGTACCCGGGACCGGGCATGCGACCGCCTCCTCACGTCGTGTTCGTGGCCGGTGCGGTGGACTCAGAACACCGTCGGGCAAAACGGCGCCGGGTCGTGGTGGAACGCCCGGGTCGCGGCCCGGAGCGCGCCCGCCCGGTGTTCGACCACCCGTCCGGCCGCGGCCAGTTGCGTCAACGAGGTGCCGCCGAGGTGGACGGCACCCAACTCGCGCACGGTCAGGGCCAGATCGGCCGGGGCCGAGGTGCGCGCGCACTCGCCCTCGTACGTGCCGGTGCGCAGTCGCCAACGGCCCACGTTCCACGGGCAGATCGGGTCGGCGACCGCCAGTACCAGATCGACCTCGGCCCCGTATCCGCGTCCGGCGAGGGCACGTGCGACATCCACCGGGCGGGTGTAGAGCTGATCGCGTGCGACGGGTGCGGCGCTGCGCGGGTCGTCGAGCAGGGCCAGGATCGCGTCGTCGACCGGGCGGTCGGCGATCACCGTGCCGCCGAGGTCGATGTCCAGCAGCGCCCGCCACAGATTCACGTACGCGGTCGGGTCGTTCGCGAACAGTTCGCGGACGTGCACCTCGTAGCGCGGGTAGGAGTTCTCCCAGTGGGCGGTCAGCGAGTAGAGGGCGTATCCCGTCGCCGGCTCGCCGTCGTCGGCCCCGGCCAGCATGCACAACAACCGTCCCGCGCCGCCGCGCCGCTCCGGCAGGTCGAGCAGGGCCCGGCGCATCCAGGTGCCGTCGCGCCGGGGCATGCCCGGCCGCCGGTCGATGGCGTGTTCGTAGATCCGCGTGATCTCCGCGCCGCATCGGGCCGGGTCCAGGACGCGCACGGACGGCGGCGGGTCGGTGGGCGCGGCGGGAGGTCGTGTCGACAACTCGCGGGAGGAGCGCGGGATCCGGATTCGGACGGCGCGGGTGGCGGAGCCGAATCCGAAGCGTCCGTAGATGGCCGGCTCCGTGGTGTGCAGCGCGGCGACCGCCTCTTCGCCCCGGTCGTGCAGGCCGGTCAGGGTGCGTCGGATCAGGTCGCGCATCAGGCCGCGACGGCGGTGCGTGGGATCCACGGTGACGTAGCCGATGCCGGCGATCGGCTGTCGACCGCCCGGGACGCTCATGTCCAGCGAGTACAGGGCGAGCGTGGCGCAGGTCTCGCCGGCGCGGTGCGCGAGCAGCGAGCGTTTCGGCTCGAATATGTCGCCGATGATTTTTCGGTATTCCGGGACCGCCTCGTATCCGCCGTAGGCGAGGGCGACGACGTCGGCGAATTGGTCCCATGAATCCGGCGCACGGAAATCGTACCCGTCGACACGTGATCGGGTCTGATCCACAGGCAAAGGCACCTCGCAGACATGCGAAAGAGTTCGGGGTGCGTGTCTCATCGACGACCCGAACAGGAGAATTGCCGAAATGCGGCGGGCTGCGGCCGATCGGCCGCCGAGTGATCTTTATCGACCGCCGGGTGATCTTTACTGGGCATCGGCCAACAATCATGCTTCACGCCGGGCCTGCGACTGTCAAGGCTTGTCGATGATTCGTTCGGGAAGCGATCGTGCGGGGTTCGCTACCGATCGATCGAGCAGGAATTGATCCTTCCGTTCCGGTGCTCCGAAATCGGAACAGATCATTCTGTCGAATTCCATGAAGATTGCCGGGGTGCCTTGTGATCTACGGAACCGATCGCTAACACTCGAACGCGACGCCGACGTGCGGATACGCGTCTTCGCTGCGACCGAGGAGATCACATGAGCAATCCGAGGTTTATCGCCGGCAACACCGCCATCGACGACTGGCAGCAGCACGTGGAGGAGGACAACGGCACCGGGATCTACATCGACGTGGACACCAGCGCGGGCAACTTCTCGGAAACCCCGGTGTACACGGCGAATCTGTGCGGGCGCGACTCCATGTGGACCACCACCGGTGGAAACACCATTTACACGCCGACCGCCAAGGGCTTCCGCATCTACGTGCGCTGGCAGGACGGTCGGCCGCTGCCCGTGGAATACGCGGTGAGTCACGGCTGGTATATCAGCTGGGTGGCGACCGAGGTCTGATCCGGCGTTTCGAAATTCCTGACGGGAAGGCCCTCGGCGACCCATCGGCGAGGGCTTTCCCACCTTTTTCGGCGTCGCGGCCGCGGCTTGTCACGAGTTGTTCGCACCCATGCGACAGGGGACTTCATCGACATGCAGAGGTTGCGCGAGACACAGGTTGCACAATTCCTGGGCCGAGCCGTCTCCCTCCCGCCCGACCGGACCGTCCTGGACCTCGTCGAGGCGTGGGCGTCGCGAACCCCACACGCCCCGGCCGTCGAATGTGCCGGCCGGGTCCTCGACTACGAGCGCATGACCCGGATGGCGAGCGCGCTGGCCCGTGATCTGCACGAACACGGTGCCGGGCCCGGCGACCTCGTACCGCTCCACGCCCGCAACGGCCTCGGCCTGCCGGTGGCCATGCTGGCCGTCCTCAAGACGGGCGCGGCGTTCGTGCCGCTGGACGCGACCTGGCCCGAGCAGCGGCTGCGCGGCATGATCCGGGCGTGCGACCCGAAGGTCGTCCTGTCCGTCGCCGGCCCGGGCGCGGCGCGGGATGTCGCGGTCGGCACGACGCGGGACGCCGGAGCCGGCCCGGGCCGAGACGCCCGGCCGACGTGGGGCGACGACTCCGCCGCTCCCGTGATCCTCGCGGTCGACCTCGACCGGCTCGGCGCCCCGACCGCCGACCGCTTCGGCCCGCCGGCCCGCCCCGACGACCTCGCGTACGGCTTCTACACGTCCGGGTCCACCGGTGTACCCAAGTGCGCCCTCAACACGCACCGCGGCCTGCTCAATCGATTCCTCTACATGACCGACCGATTCGTGACCGGCGATCCCGAACGGGTGCTCCAGAACAGCCGACACACCTTCGACTCGTCGCTGTGGCAACTCCTGTGGCCGCTCACCCACGGCGGAAGCGTGGTCATCCCCGAACCCCGGGGCATGCTCGACCTCGCCGCCACCGTCGACGTGATCGCACGGCACCGGATCACGATGACCGACTTCGTCCCGACGATCTTCAACAGCCTGGTCGAACTGCTGCACTCGCGGCCGGAGTCGGTGCCACGACTCGGCTCCCTGCGACGGCTGCTGATCGGCGGCGAGGAGATCAACGCACGCGCCGTCCGGCTGTTCCACGAGATGTTGCCCGACGTCGCGCTGATCAACACGTACGGTCCCACCGAGGCCGCGATCGGGTCGGTCTTTCACGACGTGACCCGCGACCGCCGCAGTCCGCTGCCGATCGGCCGCCCCATCGACAACACGTGGGCGATCGTCCTGGACGAGCGGAACCGGCCGGTCGCGCCGGGCGAGATCGGCGAGATCCACATCGGCGGCGAGTGCCTGGGCCTCGGCTACCTCGGCGATCCACAGCGCACCGACGCGGCGTTCGTCGCGAACCCGTTCGCCGAGCTGCCCGGGTCGCGGATGTATCGCACCGGCGACCTCGGTCACCACGACGCGGACGGCGTGCTCTTCTTCGGCGGCCGACGCGACCAACAGTTCAAGATCGGCGGGGTGCGGGTCGAATCGGGCGAGGTCGAGCAGGCGATCGCCACACACCCCCGCGTCCGCGAGGCGAAGGTGGTGGCGCACGAACACGGGGGCTC from the Embleya scabrispora genome contains:
- a CDS encoding DegT/DnrJ/EryC1/StrS family aminotransferase; protein product: MPGPGYASFGDEERRNIAEVLDAWQNTVGVHSQPVAQDSQCRRLEREAASRLASPHCLTVNSGTSALLTAFAALGIGPGDEVIVPGYMYVACLSAVAYSGATPVLAEIDESLTLDPADVLARITPRTRAIMPVHMLGASCDMDALTRIAREHDLLLIEDAAQACGGTYRGRPLGGIGEAGAFSLNVFKVVTGGDGGLLLTRDAGTFQRAYSFHHHGWFPYARETGPGDVLLGLNLRMGEFGAAVARAQLARLDDVLARTRALKRELTAAIGTRDGVAERVLHDAEGDCATVAVYVFDDREAAEEVASGLGSKTLLHSPKHHYGGLPELRALADPDHPSCPFRPVEPPARGHTYRPGALPRTDDVLSRSLALTVGLTDTYLGADFGVDVFSRPHDIAAAAEKFRATRDAVLG
- a CDS encoding GNAT family N-acetyltransferase, yielding MDQTRSRVDGYDFRAPDSWDQFADVVALAYGGYEAVPEYRKIIGDIFEPKRSLLAHRAGETCATLALYSLDMSVPGGRQPIAGIGYVTVDPTHRRRGLMRDLIRRTLTGLHDRGEEAVAALHTTEPAIYGRFGFGSATRAVRIRIPRSSRELSTRPPAAPTDPPPSVRVLDPARCGAEITRIYEHAIDRRPGMPRRDGTWMRRALLDLPERRGGAGRLLCMLAGADDGEPATGYALYSLTAHWENSYPRYEVHVRELFANDPTAYVNLWRALLDIDLGGTVIADRPVDDAILALLDDPRSAAPVARDQLYTRPVDVARALAGRGYGAEVDLVLAVADPICPWNVGRWRLRTGTYEGECARTSAPADLALTVRELGAVHLGGTSLTQLAAAGRVVEHRAGALRAATRAFHHDPAPFCPTVF